Proteins from a single region of Streptomyces glaucescens:
- a CDS encoding glutathione-independent formaldehyde dehydrogenase — translation MKAAVYEGPRTVTVKDVPDAKIEHPCDIIVKITATNICGSDLHMYEGRTSFESGRTLGHENMGQVVEVGSAVRKVQVGEYVVLPFNIACGFCKQCERGLTNYCLTMQPEPALAGAAYGFADMGPYPGGQAELLRVPYGDFNALRLGEDAAERQTDYVMLADIFPTGYHATEMAHVKPGDQTIVFGAGPVGLMATYSALLKGAGRVWTADHQPDRLRKAEEIGAIPINTAEQNPAEVVKEATLGLGADNGCECVGYQAHDPQGHEDASLTLNGLIDSVRFTGGIGVVGVFLPQDPGGTEAQGELEAQGKVPIDFGLMWLKGQHMGTGQAPVKKYNRALRDLIAGGKAEPSFIVSHELSLDEAPTAYEHFDARDEGWTKVVLHPDGHGNADKH, via the coding sequence ATGAAAGCAGCGGTATACGAAGGACCGCGCACGGTCACGGTGAAGGACGTGCCCGACGCGAAGATCGAGCACCCCTGCGACATCATCGTCAAGATCACCGCCACCAACATCTGCGGTTCGGACCTGCACATGTACGAGGGCCGCACCTCGTTCGAGTCCGGCCGCACCCTGGGACACGAGAACATGGGCCAGGTCGTGGAGGTCGGCTCCGCCGTCCGCAAGGTCCAGGTCGGCGAGTACGTGGTCCTGCCCTTCAACATCGCCTGCGGCTTCTGCAAGCAGTGCGAACGGGGACTGACCAACTACTGCCTGACCATGCAGCCCGAACCGGCCCTCGCCGGAGCCGCTTACGGATTCGCCGACATGGGCCCCTACCCGGGCGGCCAGGCGGAGCTGCTGCGCGTGCCCTACGGCGACTTCAACGCGCTGCGCCTGGGCGAGGACGCCGCCGAGCGGCAGACCGACTACGTGATGCTCGCCGACATCTTCCCCACCGGCTATCACGCCACCGAGATGGCCCACGTCAAACCGGGCGACCAGACCATCGTCTTCGGGGCCGGTCCCGTCGGGCTGATGGCGACCTACTCCGCCCTCCTCAAGGGCGCCGGCCGCGTCTGGACGGCCGACCACCAGCCGGACCGGCTGCGCAAGGCGGAGGAGATCGGGGCCATCCCGATCAACACCGCAGAGCAGAACCCGGCGGAGGTCGTCAAGGAGGCCACCCTCGGTCTGGGTGCCGACAACGGATGCGAGTGCGTCGGCTACCAGGCACACGACCCCCAGGGACACGAGGACGCCAGCCTCACGCTCAACGGACTGATCGACTCGGTCAGGTTCACCGGCGGCATCGGCGTGGTGGGTGTGTTCCTCCCCCAGGACCCCGGCGGCACGGAGGCCCAGGGGGAGCTGGAGGCCCAGGGCAAGGTCCCGATCGACTTCGGGTTGATGTGGCTCAAGGGCCAGCACATGGGGACCGGGCAGGCGCCGGTGAAGAAGTACAACCGGGCGCTGCGGGACCTGATCGCCGGCGGGAAGGCGGAGCCGAGCTTCATCGTCTCCCACGAGCTGAGCCTGGACGAGGCCCCCACCGCCTACGAGCACTTCGACGCCCGTGACGAGGGCTGGACCAAGGTGGTCCTGCATCCCGACGGACACGGCAACGCCGACAAACACTAG